A region from the Acyrthosiphon pisum isolate AL4f chromosome A1, pea_aphid_22Mar2018_4r6ur, whole genome shotgun sequence genome encodes:
- the LOC100570846 gene encoding histidine-rich glycoprotein produces MGSITPLITIACLVGLTSFGAAKLSDNEVAEGVIKHTHYHTGDVEHAHKHDGEAHHEHHHKGSAEHAHHHGGEFGHGHQHGGEFGHGHQHHGSADHKHHHGGEFGHGHKHHGSAEHKHHHGGEFGHGHHHGGKFGHGHEHHGSAAHKHQHHGSAAHKHHHGGEFGHGHEHHGSAEHKHHHGGDFGHGHHHGGEFGHGHQHHGSADHKHHHGGEFGHGHHHGGKFGHGHEHHGSAAHKHHHGGEFGHGHEHHGSAAHKHHHGGDFGHGHHHGGKFGHGHEHHGSAAHKHQHHGSAAHKHHHGGEFGHGHEHHGSAEHAHHHGGEFGHGHHHGGKFGHGHQHHGSADHKHHHGGKFGHGHKHGGSAEHAHQHHGKAAHGHHHAGHSKHHHKHTV; encoded by the exons ATGGGTTCCATAACTCCTCTG aTAACTATCGCGTGTTTGGTCGGCTTGACGTCTTTTGGTGCGGCCAAATTGAGCGATAACGAAGTAGCAGAAGG agtcATAAAGCACACGCATTACCATACCGGTGACGTGGAACACGCGCACAAACATGACGGTGAGGCACATCACGAGCACCACCACAAGGGAAGCGCCGAGCACGCCCATCACCATGGCGGAGAATTCGGTCACGGACATCAACACGGTGGCGAATTCGGACACGGGCATCAACATCACGGTAGCGCAGATCACAAGCACCACCACGGTGGTGAGTTCGGTCACGGACACAAGCATCACGGAAGCGCGGAACATAAACATCACCACGGTGGCGAGTTCGGACACGGACACCACCACGGCGGCAAATTCGGCCACGGACACGAACACCACGGAAGCGCTGCACACAAGCATCAACATCACGGCAGCGCCGCGCACAAGCACCACCATGGCGGAGAATTCGGACACGGACACGAACACCACGGAAGCGCCGAACACAAGCACCATCATGGCGGAGACTTCGGACACGGACACCACCACGGTGGCGAGTTCGGACACGGGCATCAACACCACGGTAGCGCAGATCACAAACATCACCACGGCGGAGAATTCGGACACGGACACCACCATGGTGGCAAATTCGGACACGGACACGAGCACCACGGAAGCGCCGCGCACAAACATCATCACGGAGGAGAGTTCGGTCATGGACACGAACACCACGGAAGCGCCGCACACAAACATCACCACGGCGGTGACTTCGGACACGGCCACCATCACGGCGGCAAATTCGGCCACGGACACGAACACCACGGAAGCGCTGCACACAAGCATCAACACCACGGAAGCGCTGCACACAAACACCATCACGGCGGTGAATTCGGACACGGACACGAACACCACGGAAGCGCCGAGCATGCTCATCACCACGGAGGCGAATTCGGACATGGACACCACCACGGCGGCAAGTTCGGTCACGGGCATCAACACCACGGTAGCGCAGATCACAAGCACCATCATGGAGGCAAGTTCGGACACGGACACAAGCACGGTGGTAGCGCCGAACACGCTCACCAACACCACGGCAAGGCTGCTCACGGCCATCACCACGCTGGTCACTCCAAACATCACCACAAGCACACCGTCTAA
- the LOC115033811 gene encoding uncharacterized protein LOC115033811 has product MESEEFDTDLFIDEIEKRPPIWDLTSSEYSNKISKRKAWEEIVLIFSDPSDTEERKKFHGSGASKKSTYIHFERLRFLQKSIEKNITESSFCANDENSKRSADTNDENETFKSPNNIQYRSTKKLKLSPAYEHFANLLERSIAQKQVPEKQEDDEDKLFCLSLLKEIKKVPETKRLKLKIDIYII; this is encoded by the exons atggaGAGTGAGGAATTTGATACTGATTTATTCATCGACGAAATTGAAAAAAGACCCCCAATTTGGGATTTGACAAGTAgtgaatattcaaataaaatcagTAAAAGAAAGGCTTGGGAAGAAATTGTTCTAATTTTTAGTGACCCAAGTGACAccgaagaaagaaaaaaattccatg GATCGGGAGCATCTAAAAAAtctacatatatacattttgagaGATTAAGATTTTTGCAAAAatcgattgaaaaaaatattactgaaaGTAGTTTCTGCGCAAACGACGAAAATTCAAAAAGATCTGCCGATACAAATGATGAAAATGAAACTTTCAAATCTCCTAATAACATCCAATATAGaagcacaaaaaaattaaaacttagcCCAGCTTACGAGCATTTTGCTAATTTACTAGAAAGAAGTATAGCTCAAAAGCAAGTTCCCGAAAAACAAGAAGATGATGAAGACAAACTATTTTGTTTGTCCTTATTGAAAGAAATCAAAAAAGTACCAGAAACCAAACGTCTGAAACtcaaaattgatatatatataatttaa